In Fervidicoccaceae archaeon, the DNA window TAGAGACGCCGGCCTGGAGGTGTTTATCGAGATAATCAAAGAGAGCTCGGCTATCATCACCGAGAGCGTTACCAAATTGACCGCGCGCGCAAAGAGGTGCGCGTCGACCAACACGGCCGCTATACTCAGTGTGATAATCGCAACTCCCAACACGAGCGCTACCTCGATGGCTCCGAGGCAAAGGCCCCAGAACCTCCTCCACCTCTCCCTAAATTCGTCCATTAGTTCTCTTAAGTAATTCTCAAGATACTCTGGCACTCTACCACTCGTCGTTCCCACAATGAGAAGGCCTCGGAGAAACTCTTTGTAGTGCTCCGAGGAGCTCTCCTTCTCTAGTACGCTCAGCGCCTCATCCCAAGACTTTCCTAAAGACCGAAGCACGGCGAACTTCTTACACTCGACTCGGAAGGCACGGAAGCCTCCTGAGCGCTCGACGCGAAACACTTCATCGACGCTTCCGCAGCTCGAAGTGATAACGAGCGCGTGAACTACAATGAAGGGGAGCTCTTGCGTTAATTGCGAATAGTGCTCTAATTTTCTGAGTATAGCGTAGATAGCGCCCGGGAGCCCAGCTAAGCTAGCGCCAATGAGGAGCGTGGCAACGAAGGCTCTCGCTTGAATCGATAGCGGAGCGGCCACGAAGATGAGAGGAGCTAGACCTAGCGTCGCGAGGTCCGTGGCGAGCGCCCTCGGATACAGCTCGCGAGCCAGCGGGAAAAGAGGCTCCAAAAGCCTTCTCCACGGCCTCGACTCAGCTCGAATCAGCGAGAGCACTTCGGGCAAGAGCACGCGACCTCCTGGTGAGCTCGTAAAAGCCCCTCAGGTACTCCCTAAGCTCTAGTCCGCCCACGCCGCGCTTGGATAGGCTCGAGAGAAGCTCCGTCCTGACATTAAGCTCCTCCACCAAGTCAGACTCGCTCAGATCCTCCAACGAAGCGTACAGCCTCAGTCTCGAGCTCTTAGCTACAACCTCGGCAGCAGTCGTGGGCTCGAAAGAATCGCTCTCGCGCTTCCATGAGAAGAGCTCACGAAGTGAGAACCCCTCGGGCCCTTCGGGGAGAACCTCGACTACTCTGACGATGCGCCTCCCCTTCGATTCGAGCGACCGGACCTCAGCGAAGGCCCAGATGAGACTGATGAAAGAAGGTCCTAAGGATATAGGCTCGCTCATAAGCCTAAAGATGGCTGAGTTGACGTCGTTTGCGTGGAACGTGCAATTGTGAGAGACCACGGACTCGACGACGTACGTTCGAGGTCCCGGCACTTCAATATCGTACGCGAAACCCCTCCTCTTCTCTATCTCGACGTCTTCTATGACGTCTAACCAAGGCTTATTCTCTGGAGTCAACTCGACTCTCAGGAGCTCATCGCCTCTCCTCAGCTCCTCGGCTCTTCTGAAGCGCAACACCTTCCCGTCCGAGCTCAACAATACGTGGTCAGGCGAAGCCCTCAACGTAGCGCCACCAGAGGTTCTAAGCTTGATCCATACATTACATCGAGTCCTTACGAGTGCTCTAATCTCAGCCCAGAGAACCCCCCTTCTTCTGGGGCAGTGTGCCAAGATCCTCAAGCCTTTCGGCGACAAAGCCCCCCTCGCGACCTTATCGAAGAGCTCGTCGATTCGGATGCGCCTCTCGCCTTCACCTGCGCGAATAACTACAGAATGTCCCTCGGAGACGCACAAAGAGCCGTGACCCGTAGCAGCTGCCTGAGCGAGTACTCTCGCCTCCTCGCCTCTCACTTCTCCTATGACGAGATGCTCGGCTCTTCTCCTCAAAGCGAACTTGGTCATAGCTACGAGGTCCAGCTCTTTAGCCTCGCCGCCAGGGTGATAGGAACTCCGCACGACTAAGGGGTCCCAGTTCTCTAAGAATAGACGCAACTCCGGGGTGTCCTCGATTGTCACCACGCGCCTATCGCTTGGCAACATATTGAGAAGGGCCTGTAGCAACGTCGTCTTGCCCGCCGCCATTCCTCCAATGATCATCAAAAAGCCTCGCAACTCCGCGAGTAGCCAGAGATAGCTGGCCATCAACGGCGAGAGCATGCCGCTTGCGATGAGCTGAGCTAAGCTCGGGGGCTCGGCCCCTCTCCTGATAACGAAGCTCGTGCCTTTCCTGGAGACGTCGCTCCCCAACGCGATAGCCACTCGGTGCCCTTCGCGCGTCACGCCCTCTGCTATGGGCGTAGCCGGTGACAAAGGCTTCCCGATCATCCTAGCTAGCTGCTTTGCTAGGAGCGACGCCGAGAGCTCATCGAGGATCACGTTGGACTTGAGCCAGCCATCAATGTGTTTGTGGAAAACAGACAAAGCTTCATTGGGTCCGTCGAGAGCGACGTCTTCAACTAGACGGTCAGCGAGGATTGGATAGAGAGGCCCCAAGCCGGACGATATTCTCTCTACGTAGTACGCTTCATTCGGTGTTAATTGAACAGAAGACGCCTCTCCTAGAGAGCGCTTTAAGATGGTTGAGAGCACTCGCTCGATGTTTTCCGCTGGGGGTTCATCGAGACAGTAAATGATCGAATTGTCTAACTCGAGGATTCTTACCGCGGGTTTCCCGAGAAGAGGTAAATCGTACGCATATACCGACTTCCCTTTCATTGAGCAGTTCACAGGCTCAACAAGGAATCTCGCCGGGAGGTAGGGTTTGGGCAGAGCCGCGCTATGGTTACGGATCGAGAACAGGCGTGAGAGCGAACCGGAAAGAAAATTTCGAAGTGGTCGAGGGCTCCGAAGCGCCGCGCGCATCTCTCATCTTTCTCGCCGTCTTTAAGTCACGATCACGGGCTTAGAGATCAGTGCTTGCCCTCGGCTCGTGAAGTGGACTATAGCATACGTATTTGTGCCGAGCTGACCGGATAGGTTCGCCGTCGTTATGTTGGCGTATCTAGACCCTGGCTCTAATGTCATGCCGTCTAGATTTATCAAGGCTAGCAAGGCACCTCCTCGTAGTATCTCGATCTTGTTGAGGTTCACAGGAGCGTTACCATAATTCGTGACCTCGTAGTAAAACGTAGCATTGCTCTGAGTCGAGCTGATAACCGAGATGCTAAGAACGACGGAGTCCTCGCTGGTGTAGACCTTCATGATGTGGTTGAAGTATTGATACAACATCACGCCTCCCAACATGGTGGCCGAGAGCAGTATCACTGTGGCAACAAGCGGCGAAAGTGCGCGCCACGAGCCTCTATAACTCATATTCCCCGTTCCTCGAAAAGGAGACGGCGCTTAAAAAATGAGCGAGTGCTCGCGCATTATCGAGGAGGTCTTAGAGGTTTCGCGGTTGCTCGTGGATCTTGGTCTCAACACGCTGAGAAGTGGCAACGTCAGCGGACGTTGCGGTGACTTCATCGTCCTGACCCCCACTTCTCGCTGGAAGCATACATTGACTCCGCGGGACTTGGTCTTCTACGACATGAAGAGAGGGATTTATATAGGAGCGCTGGACCCGACGATCGAACACATGATGCACGTGCTCTCTTATCGTAAGAAGAGCGACCTCGGAGGGGTAGCGCACGCGCATAATCCTCTGGCCACATCGCTCTTAGAAACTAGGTCTCCTGAGGGGGAATTCGAAGAGGAGCGAGCTCTGCGTTTGTGTGAGAGCTCCCCAGCTCCTCCAGGTAGCAGAGAGCTCGCCGAGGGCGTAAGCTCACTCGCCGACCAGTGCGACATTGTGCTATTGCCGGGCCACGGGCTCGTGTCCTTTGGCCGTTCACCGCTAGATGCCGCGGAGCGGCTCATAGCTTTGGAGGCACTGGCCAAGAGGATCGCGATCATCGGGAGGAGGAAATAGCATTGCCCGAAGCTCCGAGTGTGGCCTCGATCGAGAGGGTGGAAGACGTGTTGCCGACGCGCGAGCTGTTAGAGGCGGCGAGCGCTCTCGTTGAATACTATGAGCGGATTCATGGCTTCACGGCAGGAAGCGTGGCGCGAGCTAGTCGCGTGCTGAGATCGGCCAGAGAGAAGTGCGATCTCCGCGTGTTAAGCTTCACCGGGAACATCGTGGCGTCCGGGCTCAGAGGACTGCTCGCCTGGCTACTCGAGGAAGAGCACTTTAATCTGGTCGTGACCACGTGCGGCGCAATCGATCACGACATAGCCAAATCCGAGGGGGGAGTCTACATCAAAGGGCACTTCTTCGCCGATGATTATGAGCTGGAGAAGCTAGGAATTCACAGACTCGGCAATATATTCATCCCGCGAGATAGCTATGGACCTTTAGTCGAGAGGTTCGTCAAGAGATTGATGAACGACGTCGCTGAGAGGGCTCGAAAGATATCGGGTCACGAGCTACTATGGGAGGCTGGCTCTAGGATAAACGATAAAGCGTCGATATTGAGAGCGGCTAGGTCTCGGAAAATCCCCATCGTTGTTCCGGGCTTCTACGATGGGTCCTTCGGCACAAACGTCTACATCTACTCCAAGGCGCTCGGCGTAGACGTGGATCTGCGGGCAGATCAGGAGATGTTGAGTGAGAGGTTCTTCGGTGTGAAGGAATGCGTCGCGGCTCTCGTGGTGGGCGGTGGAATAAGTAAGCACCACGTCCTCTGGTGGAGCCAGTTCTCCGGTGGGCTAGACTATGCGGTGTACGTGACCACGGCAGTAGAATATGACGGCAGCCTAAGCGGCGCCCTCCCGAGAGAGGCCGTGACTTGGAGTAAGATCAAATCTACGGCCGAGTACGCGGTAGTCCACGGGGACGCCACAGTGATATTGCCCATGCTCGCGTCAACTTTCCTGCGGCCTTGAGGTGTGAGGAGCCCTCAGAGCCTCCACGACCTCAGGTACTCTCGTTGCTTCTCGGTCAGGCTATCGATCTCTATCCCCATCGATCTCAATTTCTCTCGCGCGATCTCTTCGTCTATCTCCCTCGGTATAGAGTAGATCCTGGGCTCGTGTTTCTCGCTCCAGAGCTTGAGCAACGCCAGCAGCTGATTTGAGAAGCTCATGTCCATTACTTCGCTGGGATGACCCTCGGCCGCAACCAAATTGACGAGCCTCCCCTGGGCCAGAACAATGAGCTTGCGCCCATCTTCGAGTATGTACTCGGTGACATGCTCTCGCGGGCATCTTTTCGCAACTGCTCTCCTCTCTAACTCTTTCACGTCTATCTCCACGTCAAAGTGTCCGCTGTTAGCTAGTATCGCGCCATCTTTCATTAGCTTCATCTCTTCCCACGTTATCACGTCAATAGAACCCGTGGCGGTCACGAAGATGTCCCCAATCTCAGCGGCCCTTCTAATCGGCATCACCTCGTAACCGTCCATAACGGCCTCGAGGGCTCTCACGGGATCCACCTCAGTCACCACGACTCTTGCCCCCATGCCCCTGGCCCTGGAGGCTATTCCGCGCCCAACCCAACCGTAGCCGCAGACCACTACGATTTTGCCAGCTAGCAAAACGTTGGTGGCCCTCAGTATGCCATCGACGGTGCTCTGCCCCGTCCCGTACCTATTATCGAACATCTGCTTCGTTAGGGCATTATTAACCGCGTATACGGGGTACGCGAGCTTCCCCTCGCGCTCCAGGGCGCGGAGCCTCAATACCCCGGTGGTGGTCTCCTCTGTACCTCCTCGGATCTTCGCCGCGACGTCGAGCCTCTCTGAGTGCAGAAGGGCGTGGAGGTCCCCCCCGTCATCGACTACAAGGTTGGGCCCCGCGTCCGCCAAGAGCCCTAGCGCCAGCTTGTACTCTTCGAGCGTTTCCCCTCTCTTAGCGAAGACTACGACCCCCTCTTTGTCTAGCGCTGCAGCCACCTCGTTTTGCGTCGAGAGGGGGTTACTGGCAGCCAAGAACACTCTGGCTCCTAAGCTCTTCAGACTCAAGGCCAACACGGCGGTCTCCTTAGTCACGTGGAGACACGCTGAGACCACGGCCCCATCGAGGGGCTTGCCGGGAGCGAGCTTCCGGGTCAAGCTCGTGAGGACCGGCATTTTTCTCGCGGCCCACTCCACTTGGAGTCTTCCACGCTCGGCCAGGACCTCGTCCTTAATCCAAGACCTCAAGGACCTCTCCTCCCCGAAGTACCGCAACGCAGGTTAATTATTTTTAGTTTTTTACTCTAATACATCAAAAATTTGCTCTATTTCTTTAAATTTATCTTCTCTGCTCTTCTCAACGGTAGCCGAGGCCCGAGGGGAGAGCTCCCCCCATGCCCCCGCACATGTTCCCTCGAACAGCAGGAGCTTGTAGCACGCATAGCAGAGCCTGAATTTAATTCCTTCGGCTTTAGAAGGTCGGCAGTCCGAGACTGGGGTGTACCTGTGGCATAGATCGCACCTTTGCCAATATATCGTCAAGCTTCCCCCTCCTCCAGGAGTCTTCTCAGAGCAACCGCGTCGTCTAACATGTAGATGTTATTGAAGAGGACATAAACGCGCTCGCATTTCTCAGATGCCTCAAGCACTAACTTCTTCAACCTATAGAGGTCTTCTTTCGCATATTTGTATTTGTAATTCACCTCGGACCCTCCGAGACCGTGGAGCCTTGTGTACGCCAAACCTCTCTCTAGGGTCTGGCTGTGCCAGTGGTGTCTGAGCACATCAGTCACCACCACGACGCCTTTCTTAGATAGCTCATTGAGGAGCGAGTGCTCGGCGCGCCAAGGTCCCCTAGGCTCCCAAGCTATCGCCGTCTCTCGAGCAAGTCCTAGGACCTCTTCGAAGAAGAGCCGCGCCCACTCCTTCGCCTCGTCGGTCAGCGGCATAGAAGGTGGCGTCTGAAATACCACGACCTCGGCACCCACCCTTGCTGCCTGCTCTAGCGTCAATTGGGCGGCGTGCAGGTTCTCCCTAGTGGGTCTGAGCCAACCGTAAGCATCGAGTCGTCCAGGCGGGCGCGCTCGCAGCCTCCTCCACGTTGGTGACGAGCTGGGGTGCGTGATGGTCTGCCAGGCTTTCCACGTGAGGATCAAGCCCCTCTCTCTCAGAGAGGAGAGGGCGCGGAGCCTCTTCTCGCTCACAAGATCGTAGAAACTCTCCTGCACCTCGATTACATCCACGAGCTCTACTAGCTTATCGACTCTGGTGGGGAAACCGCAGACGCCAACTTTAACTTTCGAGAAAACCAAGCGACACACCCGCGTCGGCTTCCCGGCGAACGAGAGAGCAGCTCTAATCCCTCTCGAGCGGGGAGCCAACATAAGTACTTTTTAATATTTGAACTTAGCATCTGATGGAGGAGAAGAAGGAAGCTAAAATAGGATGGTGAAAAGAATGCGCGTAACTAATATATTGAAGGTAGACCCTAAGGGTCGGATTACAATCCCGCTTGTGCTGAGAGAAGCCCTGGGCATACAAGAGGGCAGGCTCCTGCTCGCAATAGCCGACACCGAAAAGAAGGAGCTCGTGATAACGCCGCTGGTGCCATCGGAGAAGCAGATCTACGAGATAAAGGTAGAACTAAGCGATAAGCCGGGAGCGCTGGCCGACCTCAGCGAGAGGTTACGCGAGATGAAGCTGGACCAGATCCTGACTAGGTGCGCTGTGATCAGGCGAGGCGAGGTCGCGGAGTGCATCTTCGTTGTCGAGCCTCTGGAGACGCCAAGTGTAGACGTCGAAGCGGTCAAGAAGGAGCTCGAGGCGCTGGAAACGGTCTACTTCATCACGATTAAGCCCCTGGGGAAGTGAGTCTCGTGAGGGGGGAGAGCCGGAGAGGGGCCTCAACCCGAATGAATGCCGAGGCTTCGCAGGGAACAGAAAACGTGTCCTGAGCCGACGTCTCGTGACATTATCGAGGTCGATGGAGATATTGACAAGTTCTCGAGGCCTCTACGCGAAGGACTGCCTTCGGCTTCCGCGAGAAATTGAGAAGTGGAATGAAGAGACCCTGGCCGCTCTCTCAGAGTGCGAGCTCATGTTGGCGACGCGCCTTCTGATCGGAGATCTCGCTAAGGGCCGCGGAGCCGCTTTCGCGATCGCTCTGAGTGAGAGCGGAGAGCTCTGTGCCGTAAAGGCTTCGTTAGCGCGCGTCGCCGATGAGAATGAGCCCTGGGAGAGGATAACCGAGCTATTGGGAGACTGCATGGATATAAGAATATTGAGGGGGCGCGGTAAGGTTTGGGTGATCTGCGAGGATCGAGAGCTGGATCTCGAGGAGGCGTTGAGCGAAGTCTCCGGCTACGAGGATCCAGCGGTGCTTTGCTACCATGAGTGGGAATAACTCGAGGGAGC includes these proteins:
- a CDS encoding class II aldolase/adducin family protein, with product MSECSRIIEEVLEVSRLLVDLGLNTLRSGNVSGRCGDFIVLTPTSRWKHTLTPRDLVFYDMKRGIYIGALDPTIEHMMHVLSYRKKSDLGGVAHAHNPLATSLLETRSPEGEFEEERALRLCESSPAPPGSRELAEGVSSLADQCDIVLLPGHGLVSFGRSPLDAAERLIALEALAKRIAIIGRRK
- a CDS encoding type II secretion system F family protein, whose protein sequence is MLSLIRAESRPWRRLLEPLFPLARELYPRALATDLATLGLAPLIFVAAPLSIQARAFVATLLIGASLAGLPGAIYAILRKLEHYSQLTQELPFIVVHALVITSSCGSVDEVFRVERSGGFRAFRVECKKFAVLRSLGKSWDEALSVLEKESSSEHYKEFLRGLLIVGTTSGRVPEYLENYLRELMDEFRERWRRFWGLCLGAIEVALVLGVAIITLSIAAVLVDAHLFARAVNLVTLSVMIAELSLIISINTSRPASLSLHDGSLLLPSALGALFSLVLALSLMRSGASSATIAISAGVPLLLCGIPLLVESERAMRLEQRVLQALSAVKEGVKAGLSYQDAIERAGIAAICELAASSRVRRQTSVFVKHVVESLEEFGAAYPGFLELVYFSLHDVVLLERRFRSSSLLLQASALIIPAVLLVFAMRLYAYVALFPQIEGGLAVGAGLSQSFAPNIALCFVSLGAAVNLVVSSAVDYTSLSTARSGLALILLAALLRLNPS
- the ahcY gene encoding adenosylhomocysteinase produces the protein MRSWIKDEVLAERGRLQVEWAARKMPVLTSLTRKLAPGKPLDGAVVSACLHVTKETAVLALSLKSLGARVFLAASNPLSTQNEVAAALDKEGVVVFAKRGETLEEYKLALGLLADAGPNLVVDDGGDLHALLHSERLDVAAKIRGGTEETTTGVLRLRALEREGKLAYPVYAVNNALTKQMFDNRYGTGQSTVDGILRATNVLLAGKIVVVCGYGWVGRGIASRARGMGARVVVTEVDPVRALEAVMDGYEVMPIRRAAEIGDIFVTATGSIDVITWEEMKLMKDGAILANSGHFDVEIDVKELERRAVAKRCPREHVTEYILEDGRKLIVLAQGRLVNLVAAEGHPSEVMDMSFSNQLLALLKLWSEKHEPRIYSIPREIDEEIAREKLRSMGIEIDSLTEKQREYLRSWRL
- a CDS encoding ATPase, T2SS/T4P/T4SS family, producing MGPLYPILADRLVEDVALDGPNEALSVFHKHIDGWLKSNVILDELSASLLAKQLARMIGKPLSPATPIAEGVTREGHRVAIALGSDVSRKGTSFVIRRGAEPPSLAQLIASGMLSPLMASYLWLLAELRGFLMIIGGMAAGKTTLLQALLNMLPSDRRVVTIEDTPELRLFLENWDPLVVRSSYHPGGEAKELDLVAMTKFALRRRAEHLVIGEVRGEEARVLAQAAATGHGSLCVSEGHSVVIRAGEGERRIRIDELFDKVARGALSPKGLRILAHCPRRRGVLWAEIRALVRTRCNVWIKLRTSGGATLRASPDHVLLSSDGKVLRFRRAEELRRGDELLRVELTPENKPWLDVIEDVEIEKRRGFAYDIEVPGPRTYVVESVVSHNCTFHANDVNSAIFRLMSEPISLGPSFISLIWAFAEVRSLESKGRRIVRVVEVLPEGPEGFSLRELFSWKRESDSFEPTTAAEVVAKSSRLRLYASLEDLSESDLVEELNVRTELLSSLSKRGVGGLELREYLRGFYELTRRSRALARSALADSS
- a CDS encoding deoxyhypusine synthase; this translates as MPEAPSVASIERVEDVLPTRELLEAASALVEYYERIHGFTAGSVARASRVLRSAREKCDLRVLSFTGNIVASGLRGLLAWLLEEEHFNLVVTTCGAIDHDIAKSEGGVYIKGHFFADDYELEKLGIHRLGNIFIPRDSYGPLVERFVKRLMNDVAERARKISGHELLWEAGSRINDKASILRAARSRKIPIVVPGFYDGSFGTNVYIYSKALGVDVDLRADQEMLSERFFGVKECVAALVVGGGISKHHVLWWSQFSGGLDYAVYVTTAVEYDGSLSGALPREAVTWSKIKSTAEYAVVHGDATVILPMLASTFLRP
- a CDS encoding DUF72 domain-containing protein translates to MVFSKVKVGVCGFPTRVDKLVELVDVIEVQESFYDLVSEKRLRALSSLRERGLILTWKAWQTITHPSSSPTWRRLRARPPGRLDAYGWLRPTRENLHAAQLTLEQAARVGAEVVVFQTPPSMPLTDEAKEWARLFFEEVLGLARETAIAWEPRGPWRAEHSLLNELSKKGVVVVTDVLRHHWHSQTLERGLAYTRLHGLGGSEVNYKYKYAKEDLYRLKKLVLEASEKCERVYVLFNNIYMLDDAVALRRLLEEGEA